Proteins encoded by one window of Gemmatimonadota bacterium:
- a CDS encoding cobalamin B12-binding domain-containing protein: MPERKIRVLVAKPGLDGHDRGAKVIASAFRDAGFEVIYTGLHQTPEMIASAAVQEDVDVVALSILSGAHMTLFPRLLELLREQGAGHILVTGGGIIPEQDVAKLRELGVGQLFGPGTPTSEPIQYIREWSAQHGRDQEA, translated from the coding sequence ATGCCCGAACGGAAGATCCGTGTCCTGGTCGCGAAGCCCGGGCTCGATGGCCATGACCGCGGCGCCAAGGTGATCGCCAGTGCCTTCCGCGACGCCGGCTTCGAGGTCATCTACACCGGGCTGCACCAGACGCCCGAGATGATCGCCAGCGCCGCAGTGCAGGAGGACGTGGACGTCGTCGCCCTGTCCATCCTGTCCGGCGCTCACATGACGCTTTTCCCCCGGCTGCTCGAGTTGCTGCGCGAGCAAGGCGCCGGCCATATCCTGGTGACCGGCGGCGGCATCATCCCCGAACAGGACGTGGCCAAGCTGCGGGAACTCGGTGTCGGCCAGCTCTTCGGCCCCGGAACACCCACCTCGGAACCAATCCAGTACATCCGCGAGTGGTCTGCCCAGCATGGCCGTGACCAGGAGGCGTAA